The following are encoded together in the Vigna unguiculata cultivar IT97K-499-35 chromosome 2, ASM411807v1, whole genome shotgun sequence genome:
- the LOC114174124 gene encoding soluble inorganic pyrophosphatase 1: MAHHEDSSAWNSDLPHPKLNERILSSLSRRTVAAHPWHDLEIGPGAPSVFNCVVEIGKGSKVKYELDKKSGLIKVDRILYSSVVYPHNYGFIPRTICEDSDPMDVLVLMQEPVLPGTFLRARAIGLMPMIDQGERDDKIIAVCADDPEFRHYTDIKELPPHRLAEIRRFFEEYKKNENKKVDVEDFLPSEAAVDAIKYSMDLYAAYIVESLRH, from the exons ATGGCTCACCATGAAGATTCAAGTGCATGGAATTCGGATTTACCTCACCCAAAGCTCAATGAAAGAATACTTTCTTCTCTATCACGGAGAACTGTTGCTGCTCACCCCTGGCATGACCTAGAGATTG GGCCTGGAGCTCCATCAGTTTTCAACTGT GTGGTTGAAATTGGCAAAGGCAGTAAGGTCAAGTATGAGTTGGACAAGAAAAGTGGACTTATCAAG GTTGATCGGATTCTTTACTCATCTGTTGTCTATCCGCACAACTATGGTTTTATCCCAAGAACCATTTGTGAAGACAGTGATCCTATGGACGTGCTGGTTCTAATGCAG GAGCCCGTACTTCCTGGTACCTTCCTCCGTGCTCGCGCTATAGGACTAATGCCCATGATTGACCAG GGTGAGAGGGATGACAAGATCATAGCAGTTTGTGCTGATGACCCTGAGTTCCGTCATTACACGGACATCAAGGAGCTTCCTCCCCATCGGTTAGCTGAAATCAGAAGATTTTTTGAGGAAT acaagaaaaatgaaaacaaaaaggttGACGTTGAGGACTTTCTACCATCTGAAGCTGCTGTTGATGCCATCAAATACTCCAT GGACTTGTATGCTGCTTATATAGTTGAGAGCTTGAGGCACTAA
- the LOC114173129 gene encoding uncharacterized protein LOC114173129, producing MAQSPPYYNRFPQTPNSTKKGRSGYEPSDTETEWQEIPRHERERRNFTLQRNKSPMALHRRHPSRVEHEISSASTTSAPRRRHNSKSPYKLRVAEDVAASSSPVTGLDTRRNISPLPRPDLGRTVSPFREQRTEKPHYKRSVTAPRLRIQESNHGGIINDTVLKQREVSPFKTPSVGKINEMIAQVKLSNDPRSDYSSVLESTDSIQPGDLFFSRECNVLQGRNSSLPKRIQQSEYFSPMPTVNSSRTPSESKGNNSDLNMNMNMGLNSAATSRKGSGTGKTSSVTSEGSGKTTASMRKFTANRKKNQKDTWFACMRTGNCRTTRKSPERRPIDESSYIERAVVVESLPQFLADKHQPASLNGFICNRQEAQLLKELVSHGSCPHILLKGPSGSGKRELAMALLREIYGDACCNLSHDLRHFPIQDQRLKKVSVPITSSPHHMELDVNSEPNAKYALMGLIKEISNIYAIAPEVSNINFKSDFKVIVLYDVHKAVDNIQHIIKWIVDRYSDICKLVLCCEDDADIIGPVKNRFKTVQLYAPQTHEIVEVLMQIAKNENFDLSMNFAAKIATKSKQNLRKAIMALEACKAHNYPFSEEQPISVVWEEIVIEVATEILADPSFSRLLSIRGKFQMLLLDFVQPKLILLKLVEHLLKRIDASLKRELYYWHAYYDRRLPSGITALLKLEEFVAKFMGMCRKNSGNRQYV from the exons ATGGCTCAGTCACCGCCTTATTATAACCGATTTCCTCAGACTCCAAACTCAACTAAGAAGGGACGTAGTGGCTACGAGCCATCGGACACTGAGACCGAGTGGCAAGAGATTCCACGCCACGAACGTGAAAGAAGAAACTTCACTTTACAACGGAACAAAAGCCCCATGGCACTACACAGAAGGCACCCTTCCAGGGTTGAACATGAAATCTCATCAGCTTCAACAACTTCAGCTCCACGTAGAAGACACAATAGCAAATCACCCTATAAGCTGCGCGTAGCAGAAGATGTTGCTGCTTCATCATCGCCGGTAACAGGTTTGGATACACGCAGAAATATCAGTCCCTTGCCGAGACCTGACCTTGGAAGAACTGTGTCCCCTTTCAGGGAGCAAAGAACTGAGAAGCCACACTACAAGAGATCAGTGACTGCTCCCAGGTTGAGGATTCAAGAGAGCAACCATGGGGGGATAATCAATGACACTGTTCTAAAGCAAAGAGAAGTTTCTCCTTTCAAAACGCCTTCGGTTGGAAAAATCAACGAAATGATAGCACAGGTGAAGCTATCTAACGATCCCAGAAGTGATTATTCATCAGTGCTTGAAAGCACTGATTCCATTCAACCGGGTGACCTTTTCTTTTCTCGTGAATGCAATGTCTTGCAAGGGAGGAATTCTTCGTTGCCGAAACGCATCCAACAGAGTGAGTATTTCAGTCCAATGCCAACGGTGAACTCCTCGAGAACCCCATCTGAAAGCAAAGGAAATAACAGTGATCTTAACATGAATATGAATATGGGTTTGAATTCTGCTGCCACAAGTAGAAAGGGCAGTGGCACTGGTAAGACAAGTAGTGTAACAAGCGAAGGTAGTGGAAAAACGACTGCAAGCATGAGGAAATTCACAGCTAACAGAAAAAAGAACCAGAAAGATACATGGTTTGCTTGCATGAGAACAGGTAACTGTAGAACCACTAGAAAATCTCCTGAACGTCGACCTATTGACGAATCTTCTTACATTGAGAGAGCAGTGGTAGTGGAAAGCCTCCCACAATTCTTGGCAGATAAGCACCAACCTGCTTCACTTAATGGCTTCATTTGCAACAGACAAGAAGCTCAACTTCTCAAGGAATTG GTGTCTCATGGATCTTGCCCTCATATTTTGCTCAAAGGACCCTCTGGTTCCGGGAAAAGAGAGCTAGCAATGGCTCTTCTTCGAGAAATATATGGTGATGCATGTTGCAAT CTGTCTCATGATTTAAGACACTTCCCTATTCAG GACCAAAGGCTTAAGAAAGTCTCTGTCCCCATAACATCCAGTCCTCATCACATGGAGCTAGATGTAAACTCAGAACCTAATGCTAAATATGCTTTAATGGGATTAATCAAAGAAATTAGCAATATATATGCCATTGCCCCTGAAGTAAGCAATATTAATTTCAAGTCAGATTTTAAAG TAATAGTTCTTTATGATGTCCACAAAGCAGTAGATAACATCCAGCACATTATCAAATGGATCGTAGACCGCTATTCTGATATATGCAAATTAGTACTCTGCTGTGAAGATGATGCAGACATCATTGGACCTGTGAAAAATCGGTTCAAAACTGTACAACTTTATGCTCCTCAAACTCACGAA ATTGTTGAGGTTCTTATGCAGATAGCAAAGAATGAGAATTTTGATCTGTCCATGAACTTTGCTGCTAAGATTGCTACAAAATCTAAGCAGAACCTCAGAAAAGCAATCATGGCTCTTGAAGCATGCAAAGCACACAA CTATCCATTTTCAGAAGAACAACCAATTTCAGTTGTATGGGAGGAGATCGTAATAGAAGTTGCCACAGAGATTCTAGCTGATCCATCATTTTCACG CTTACTCTCAATTCGAGGGAAATTTCAAATGCTTCTCTTGGATTTTGTCCAGCCGAAATTGATCCTCCTG AAACTCGTAGAACATCTCCTAAAAAGAATTGATGCTAGCTTAAAAAGGGAGCTATACTACTGGCATGCCTATTAT GACAGAAGACTCCCATCAGGAATAACAGCTTTACTAAAGTTAGAAG AATTTGTGGCCAAGTTCATGGGCATGTGCAGAAAAAACTCTGGCAATCGGCAATATGTGTAG
- the LOC114168785 gene encoding isoflavone reductase-like: MAGKDRILVLGPTGAIGRHIVWASLKAGNPTYVLVRDTPPTVNKPRLVTAANPETREELLQNFQNSGVFLIQGDMNDHQSLVNAIKQVDIVICSFGRLLIEDQVKIIAAIKEAGNVKRFFPSEFGLDVDRHDAVEPVREVFEEKAKIRRVIEAEGVPYTYLCCHAFTGYFLRNLAQIDITVPPRDKIYIQGDGNVKGAYVTEADVGTFTIEAANDPNALNKAVHLRLPANYLTLNQIVSMWEKKIGKTLEKIYVPEEEVLKQIKESSFPNNYLLALYHSQQIRGDAVYEIDPARDVEASEAYPYVKYSTVDEYLDQFV; encoded by the exons ATGGCCGGAAAAGACAGAATCCTCGTTTTGGGACCGACAGGAGCCATTGGAAGACACATTGTGTGGGCAAGTTTGAAAGCAGGGAATCCAACGTATGTGTTGGTTAGGGACACTCCACCCACCGTCAACAAACCAAGGCTCGTCACCGCTGCAAATCCTGAAACCAGGGAGGAACTCCTTCAGAACTTCCAAAATTCTGGAGTTTTTCTCATCCAA GGAGACATGAACGATCATCAAAGTCTCGTCAACGCCATCAAACAGGTTGACATCGTCATCTGCTCCTTTGGGAGACTTCTCATAGAAGACCAGGTCAAGATCATTGCAGCGATCAAAGAAGCCGGAAACGTCAAG AGATTCTTCCCATCTGAATTTGGACTGGATGTGGATCGTCACGATGCAGTTGAACCAGTGAGAGAAGTGTTTGAGGAAAAAGCAAAAATCCGGAGAGTAATTGAAGCTGAGGGAGTCCCTTACACTTACCTCTGTTGTCATGCTTTTACCGGTTATTTCTTACGTAACCTGGCACAGATTGATATCACTGTTCCTCCTCGGGACAAGATATACATTCAAGGAGATGGAAATGTGAAAG GAGCATATGTGACTGAGGCTGATGTGGGGACTTTCACCATCGAAGCAGCGAATGACCCAAATGCATTGAACAAAGCCGTGCACCTAAGACTCCCTGCCAACTATTTGACCTTAAACCAGATTGTATCCATGTGGGAGAAGAAAATTGGAAAGACTCTGGAGAAAATTTATGTTCCAGAGGAAGAAGTTCTTAAGCAGATTAAGG AGTCGAGTTTCCCCAACAATTATCTATTGGCGTTGTATCACTCACAACAGATAAGGGGAGATGCAGTTTATGAGATTGATCCTGCCAGAGATGTTGAAGCTTCTGAGGCTTATCCTTACGTTAAATACTCAACTGTGGATGAATACCTGGACCAATTTGTCTGA